A DNA window from Xanthomonas campestris pv. campestris str. ATCC 33913 contains the following coding sequences:
- a CDS encoding glycoside hydrolase family 15 protein, with product MSRPSAQFRRDASGTLPIAGYAAIGDGRSVALCGADGGIDWWCVPKMDAPPLFDRLLDAGNGGFFSLCPRELQQVERRYRDGSNVLETTFITASGRARLTESVNSGEAGRLPWSELARRIDGLEGEVVFELIYRPGTRAGEATPWQSDTPNGRVHHVGPLMTMLRFDAEAVQIAHCDDRSVRGTLPVAAGDRQLVALLASEREALPVPPLADIDGRIDRSDQEWREWSGNLSYDNGYHGTVVRSALALKFLWFSPTGAIAAAVTTSLPEQIGGNGNWDYRYAWVRDAAYTTKAFMRVGALADAKAAFSWLMHTIRRHRPWIRPCYTLDGELVPDEREIDIAGYRDTRPVRVGNTANDQLQLCLYGDVFEMTARFVDAGHILDPETARQLFDLGNECADAWMRKDAGFWELEQDEHYTMSKIECWMALRRASELAKVGHLSSAMLPRWEREQARILAWIDEHCWSESKQAYTFYAGTDDLDASLMLASRFGLAEVRHARMVSTRDAIRRELGCDELLYRYSGMQQREGTFTACAFWMVEAYGLLGERYEAKRLFKRLLERLGNDVDLMPEMVDANTGDALGNLPQGLSHLALIHAALAVHGE from the coding sequence TTGAGTCGCCCCAGCGCCCAGTTCCGCCGCGATGCCAGCGGCACGTTACCGATTGCCGGCTATGCCGCCATCGGTGACGGCCGCTCGGTGGCGCTATGCGGCGCCGATGGCGGCATCGACTGGTGGTGCGTGCCGAAGATGGACGCACCACCGTTGTTCGATCGCCTGCTCGATGCCGGCAATGGCGGTTTCTTTTCGCTGTGCCCGCGCGAGTTGCAACAGGTGGAGCGCCGTTACCGCGACGGCAGCAATGTACTGGAAACCACCTTCATCACCGCAAGTGGCCGCGCGCGCCTCACCGAATCGGTCAACAGTGGCGAGGCCGGCCGGCTGCCGTGGTCGGAGCTGGCCCGGCGCATCGACGGGCTGGAGGGCGAGGTGGTGTTCGAGCTCATCTATCGGCCAGGCACGCGCGCAGGCGAAGCGACGCCGTGGCAGAGCGATACGCCCAACGGCCGCGTGCACCACGTTGGCCCGTTGATGACCATGCTGCGCTTCGACGCGGAGGCGGTGCAGATCGCACACTGCGATGACCGCAGCGTGCGCGGCACCTTGCCCGTTGCCGCCGGCGATCGCCAGCTCGTGGCATTGCTCGCGTCCGAGCGCGAAGCCTTGCCGGTGCCGCCACTGGCGGATATCGACGGCCGCATCGACCGCAGCGATCAGGAATGGCGTGAATGGAGCGGCAACCTCAGCTACGACAATGGCTACCACGGCACCGTGGTGCGCTCGGCGCTTGCGCTCAAATTCCTGTGGTTTTCGCCCACCGGCGCCATTGCCGCGGCGGTCACCACCTCGCTGCCGGAGCAGATCGGTGGCAATGGCAATTGGGACTATCGCTACGCCTGGGTGCGCGATGCCGCGTACACCACCAAGGCATTCATGCGCGTGGGCGCACTGGCCGATGCCAAGGCCGCCTTCAGCTGGCTGATGCACACCATTCGTCGCCACCGCCCCTGGATTCGGCCGTGCTACACGCTCGATGGCGAGCTCGTGCCGGATGAGCGCGAGATCGACATTGCCGGCTACCGCGACACCCGCCCGGTCCGCGTTGGCAACACCGCGAATGACCAATTGCAGTTGTGCCTGTACGGCGATGTGTTCGAGATGACCGCGCGCTTTGTCGATGCCGGCCACATCCTGGACCCGGAAACCGCACGTCAGTTGTTCGACCTGGGCAACGAATGTGCCGATGCCTGGATGCGCAAGGACGCAGGCTTCTGGGAGCTGGAGCAGGACGAGCACTACACCATGTCCAAGATCGAATGCTGGATGGCGCTGCGCCGTGCCAGCGAGCTGGCCAAGGTCGGCCACCTGTCGTCGGCCATGCTGCCGCGCTGGGAACGCGAGCAGGCGCGCATCCTGGCCTGGATCGATGAGCACTGCTGGTCCGAGTCCAAGCAGGCCTACACCTTCTACGCTGGCACCGACGACCTGGATGCCAGCCTGATGCTGGCCTCGCGCTTCGGCCTGGCCGAGGTGCGCCACGCCCGCATGGTGTCCACCCGCGACGCCATCCGCCGCGAGCTGGGCTGCGATGAGCTGCTGTACCGTTACAGCGGCATGCAGCAGCGCGAAGGCACATTCACCGCCTGCGCGTTCTGGATGGTGGAAGCCTATGGCTTGCTGGGCGAACGCTACGAAGCCAAGCGCCTGTTCAAGCGGCTGCTGGAGCGCCTGGGCAACGATGTCGACCTGATGCCGGAAATGGTGGACGCCAACACTGGCGATGCGCTGGGCAATCTGCCGCAGGGGTTGAGCCATCTCGCCTTGATCCATGCCGCATTGGCGGTGCACGGGGAAT
- a CDS encoding SDR family oxidoreductase: MSSAKNQYAMQNPLTQFPQPTFPEQTQEAPGTIHELQPKADHGEQSYQGFGRLQGRKALITGADSGIGRATAIAYAREGADIVLNYLPEEEQDAAEVVQLIQAEGRKAIAVPGDLKDEAFCNQLVERAVKELGGLDLLINIAGKQTAIKDIADITTEQFDATFKTNVYAMFWLCKAAIPHLPPGASIINTGSIQSYQPSPTLLDYASTKAAIVNFTKGLAQQVAEKGIRVNAVAPGPVWTPLQPSGGQPPETIPEFGSETPMKRAGQPVEMAPLYVLLASQESSYVTGEVFGATGGLLLS, translated from the coding sequence ATGTCCAGCGCGAAGAACCAATACGCAATGCAGAACCCGCTCACCCAGTTCCCGCAGCCCACCTTTCCGGAGCAGACCCAGGAAGCGCCCGGCACCATTCATGAGCTGCAGCCCAAGGCCGACCATGGCGAGCAGAGCTATCAGGGCTTCGGCCGCCTGCAGGGCCGCAAGGCGCTGATCACCGGTGCGGACTCGGGCATTGGCCGCGCCACCGCCATCGCCTATGCGCGCGAAGGCGCAGACATCGTGCTCAACTACCTGCCCGAAGAAGAACAGGATGCCGCCGAGGTGGTGCAGCTCATCCAGGCTGAAGGCCGCAAGGCCATCGCCGTGCCGGGTGACCTCAAGGACGAAGCCTTCTGCAACCAGTTGGTGGAGCGTGCGGTGAAAGAACTCGGCGGCCTGGATCTGCTGATCAACATCGCCGGCAAGCAGACCGCCATCAAGGACATCGCCGACATCACCACCGAGCAGTTCGACGCTACCTTCAAGACCAACGTCTACGCGATGTTCTGGCTGTGCAAGGCGGCCATCCCGCATCTGCCGCCGGGCGCATCCATCATCAACACCGGCTCGATCCAGTCTTACCAGCCCTCGCCCACCCTGCTCGACTACGCCTCCACCAAGGCGGCCATCGTCAACTTCACCAAGGGGCTGGCGCAGCAGGTGGCCGAAAAAGGCATCCGCGTCAACGCCGTGGCGCCGGGCCCGGTGTGGACGCCGCTGCAGCCCAGCGGTGGCCAGCCGCCAGAAACGATCCCGGAATTTGGCTCGGAAACGCCGATGAAGCGCGCCGGCCAGCCGGTGGAAATGGCACCGCTCTACGTCCTGCTCGCCTCGCAGGAATCGAGCTATGTCACCGGCGAGGTGTTCGGCGCCACCGGCGGCCTGCTGTTGTCTTGA
- a CDS encoding DUF429 domain-containing protein → MTRYTMRWVGIDGARSGWLAVWDTEDALAFAYYATVQDVAHALRAAEVIGVDIPIGLSEHAPRAADVQARRFVGGRRACSIFAAPLRGMLHAQSQPEASRLHRALDHDKQRGFGVQSFGLLDKIRHWDAALRSDAAWAVRVHEVHPEVSFAVLNGGQGLAAGKKTPAGHAQRVALLGEHVGHARVQALLAAVPRRLAAPDDVLDALVACWSAQRIAAGTAGSLPAVVEHDRHGLRMAIRY, encoded by the coding sequence ATGACGAGGTACACGATGCGGTGGGTGGGAATCGATGGCGCGCGTAGCGGTTGGCTGGCGGTGTGGGACACCGAGGACGCGTTGGCATTTGCGTATTACGCAACGGTGCAGGACGTGGCGCATGCACTGCGTGCGGCGGAGGTCATCGGCGTGGATATTCCCATTGGCCTGAGTGAGCACGCCCCGCGCGCGGCCGACGTGCAGGCACGCCGCTTCGTGGGCGGCCGCCGCGCCTGCAGCATCTTTGCTGCGCCGTTACGCGGCATGTTGCATGCGCAGTCGCAGCCCGAAGCATCGCGCCTGCATCGTGCGCTGGATCACGACAAGCAGCGCGGCTTCGGTGTGCAGTCCTTCGGGTTGCTGGACAAGATCCGCCATTGGGATGCCGCCCTGCGCAGCGATGCAGCCTGGGCTGTGCGCGTGCATGAGGTGCACCCGGAAGTTTCGTTCGCCGTGCTCAACGGCGGCCAGGGACTCGCCGCCGGCAAGAAGACGCCGGCCGGCCATGCACAGCGCGTGGCATTGCTCGGCGAACACGTCGGCCACGCGCGAGTGCAGGCGCTGCTGGCGGCCGTACCGCGGCGCTTGGCTGCGCCGGATGATGTGCTCGATGCGCTGGTGGCGTGCTGGAGTGCGCAGCGGATTGCGGCAGGCACCGCCGGCAGCTTGCCCGCGGTGGTGGAGCATGACCGCCATGGCTTGCGCATGGCGATCCGCTACTGA
- a CDS encoding GH92 family glycosyl hydrolase: MQHRLIALSRIRWLALLAALAVFASTAAPRAADSAYRAVDPFIGTGGEGHTYPGATVPFGMVQLSPDTQIKPRKEAYGWAAGYRHSDSTIVGFSHTHFSGSGHSDLGDILLMPIAGTVKLERGDVGTPGSGYTAQFDHASEQAQPGYYAVTLKDRNIRAELTASARVGVHRYQFPKGVPAHVLVDLRTSLYDYPGKVQWSRLRVRSDGTVTGFRETRGWAPGRQLYFAMRFSRPLTATQLHDTEQDIPYKGFPPPGDKNPAQRAQIEGRQLVGVFDVANDGTPLVVTVALSPVSEDSAIANLAAEVPGFDFDRVRADARAQWTQALSAIDAQGTPKQRTQLYTALYHTLLGPTLFMDSDGRYRGPDNAVHQATGWSHYSTFSLWDTYRALHPLLTLVQPPQRTSDVVNSLLASRRESAYGILPVWAFHGLETWCMIGYHAVPVIADAYMKGIGGFDANEALDAMVASANYGPYDGIAQYRELGYVPIDEEGEAASKTLEYAFDDWTIAQMADKLGKPAIAAEFSKRASNWKHAFDPATGYMRARTRAGTFREPFDPSASGYGSDYTEGNAWQYSWYVPQDVAGLAAAHGGEDTLLARLDAVFDAKVDPKVFEHMEDITGLIGWYAHGNEPSHHVAYLYAYAGQPWRTQARLTQIMGSQYHAGPEGLAGNDDLGQMSAWYVFTTLGFYPVAPGSNQYIIGRPFLPRATLNLPNGKRFSVIAEGVSDARPYIGSATLNGQLLTRAYLTHAEIQAGGELRFRMQATPNQQWAIDPAQRPYSMSAR; encoded by the coding sequence ATGCAGCATCGGTTGATCGCGTTGTCCCGTATCCGCTGGCTGGCGCTGCTGGCCGCCCTTGCCGTCTTCGCCAGCACTGCCGCGCCACGCGCCGCCGACTCGGCCTATCGCGCGGTCGATCCCTTCATCGGCACCGGTGGCGAAGGCCATACCTACCCCGGCGCCACGGTGCCGTTCGGCATGGTGCAGTTGAGCCCGGACACCCAGATCAAACCGCGCAAGGAGGCCTACGGCTGGGCCGCCGGTTACCGGCATAGCGACAGCACGATTGTCGGCTTCTCGCATACGCATTTCTCCGGCTCCGGGCATTCGGACCTGGGCGATATCTTGCTGATGCCAATCGCCGGTACGGTGAAGCTGGAACGCGGCGATGTCGGCACACCCGGCAGCGGCTACACCGCGCAGTTCGATCACGCCAGCGAGCAGGCGCAGCCCGGCTATTACGCGGTGACCCTGAAAGACCGCAACATCCGCGCCGAACTCACTGCCAGCGCGCGCGTGGGCGTGCACCGCTACCAGTTCCCCAAGGGCGTGCCCGCGCATGTGCTGGTGGATCTGCGCACCAGCCTCTACGACTACCCGGGCAAGGTGCAGTGGTCGCGCCTGCGCGTGCGCAGCGATGGCACGGTCACCGGATTCCGCGAAACGCGTGGCTGGGCGCCGGGCCGGCAACTGTATTTCGCCATGCGGTTTTCGCGCCCTCTCACCGCCACGCAATTGCACGACACCGAGCAGGACATCCCGTACAAGGGCTTCCCGCCGCCGGGCGACAAGAACCCCGCGCAACGTGCGCAAATCGAAGGCCGGCAGCTGGTGGGCGTGTTCGATGTTGCCAATGACGGCACGCCACTGGTGGTCACCGTTGCGCTGTCGCCGGTCAGCGAAGACAGTGCCATTGCCAACCTGGCCGCCGAAGTGCCCGGCTTCGACTTCGACCGCGTGCGCGCCGATGCACGCGCGCAATGGACACAGGCGTTGTCGGCGATCGATGCTCAAGGCACGCCGAAGCAGCGCACCCAGCTGTACACCGCGCTGTACCACACGCTGCTCGGGCCGACGTTGTTCATGGACAGCGACGGCCGCTACCGCGGGCCAGACAACGCCGTGCATCAGGCCACCGGCTGGAGCCACTATTCCACCTTCTCGCTGTGGGACACCTACCGGGCCCTGCACCCCCTGCTCACCCTGGTGCAACCGCCGCAGCGCACCAGCGACGTGGTCAATTCCCTGCTCGCCTCGCGTCGCGAAAGCGCCTACGGCATCCTCCCGGTGTGGGCGTTTCATGGCCTGGAAACCTGGTGCATGATCGGCTACCACGCCGTGCCGGTGATTGCCGATGCCTACATGAAAGGCATCGGCGGCTTCGATGCCAACGAAGCACTCGATGCCATGGTGGCCAGCGCCAACTACGGCCCGTACGATGGCATCGCGCAATACCGCGAACTGGGCTACGTGCCGATCGACGAAGAAGGCGAAGCCGCCTCCAAGACGCTGGAATACGCATTCGACGACTGGACCATCGCGCAGATGGCCGACAAGTTGGGCAAGCCCGCCATCGCCGCAGAATTCAGCAAGCGCGCCAGCAACTGGAAGCACGCCTTCGACCCGGCCACCGGCTACATGCGCGCACGCACCCGCGCCGGCACTTTCCGCGAACCGTTCGACCCCTCGGCCAGCGGCTATGGCAGCGACTACACCGAAGGCAATGCCTGGCAATACTCCTGGTACGTGCCGCAGGACGTCGCCGGCCTGGCGGCCGCACACGGCGGCGAAGACACGTTGCTGGCGCGGCTGGATGCGGTGTTCGACGCCAAGGTGGACCCGAAGGTGTTCGAGCACATGGAAGACATCACCGGGCTGATCGGCTGGTATGCGCACGGCAACGAGCCCAGCCATCACGTCGCGTATCTGTACGCCTATGCCGGCCAGCCGTGGCGCACGCAGGCACGCCTGACCCAGATTATGGGCAGCCAATACCACGCCGGCCCCGAAGGCCTGGCCGGCAACGACGACCTCGGCCAGATGTCGGCCTGGTACGTGTTCACCACGCTGGGCTTCTACCCGGTGGCGCCGGGCAGCAATCAATACATCATCGGCCGCCCGTTCCTGCCGCGCGCCACGCTCAACCTGCCCAACGGCAAGCGCTTCAGCGTGATCGCCGAAGGCGTGAGCGATGCACGCCCATACATCGGCAGCGCCACCCTCAACGGCCAGCTACTGACGCGCGCTTATCTGACGCACGCAGAAATTCAGGCCGGCGGCGAGTTGCGCTTCCGCATGCAGGCCACGCCGAATCAGCAATGGGCCATCGACCCCGCGCAGCGGCCGTATTCGATGTCGGCGCGCTAA
- a CDS encoding SDR family oxidoreductase has translation MHRTHPAHVVISGASSGIGQATAEAFAERGARLVLAARGEEALQQVAERCRARGAEVLVVPTDVKQADQVQALATSARSFLGRIDLWFGNVGVGAVGTFHEVPIEASTAVVQANLIGRMHDAHAAIPIFVEQGHGVFVNMISLGGFAATPYAAAYSASKFGQRGFSEALRAELIDHPKVHVCDVYPYFVDTPGLSHGANYVGRRVTGPPMMLDTRTVAQAVVRLLDRPRNTVVIGPAVQAMRVGHALAPNLFARAMSRFFQRYFAQAPRVGRSSGNVFGPPAIAGGIDGGFRRRPAVRARAGRNTLAIGAAVAALATVAVLAAKRAR, from the coding sequence ATGCATCGCACACATCCTGCCCACGTGGTGATTTCCGGCGCGTCCAGCGGCATTGGCCAGGCCACCGCCGAAGCGTTTGCCGAACGCGGCGCGCGCCTGGTGCTGGCCGCGCGTGGCGAAGAGGCATTGCAACAGGTTGCCGAGCGCTGCCGTGCGCGCGGCGCCGAAGTGCTGGTGGTGCCCACCGACGTCAAACAGGCCGATCAGGTGCAGGCGCTGGCCACCAGCGCGCGCAGTTTTCTGGGCCGCATCGATCTGTGGTTCGGCAATGTCGGCGTAGGCGCGGTGGGCACCTTCCACGAGGTGCCCATCGAAGCGAGCACGGCGGTGGTGCAGGCCAACCTGATCGGGCGCATGCACGATGCGCATGCCGCCATTCCCATCTTTGTCGAACAAGGCCATGGCGTATTCGTCAACATGATCTCGCTGGGCGGATTTGCCGCCACGCCCTACGCCGCCGCCTACAGCGCCAGCAAGTTCGGCCAGCGCGGGTTTTCCGAAGCATTACGCGCGGAATTGATCGATCACCCCAAGGTGCATGTCTGCGATGTGTACCCGTACTTTGTCGACACGCCGGGGCTGTCGCATGGTGCCAACTACGTGGGCCGCCGCGTCACCGGCCCGCCGATGATGCTGGACACGCGCACCGTGGCGCAGGCGGTGGTGCGGCTGCTCGATCGCCCGCGCAATACCGTGGTGATCGGCCCGGCCGTGCAGGCCATGCGCGTTGGTCATGCGTTGGCACCCAACCTGTTCGCACGTGCGATGAGCCGGTTCTTTCAGCGTTACTTCGCGCAAGCACCGCGCGTGGGCCGTTCCAGCGGCAATGTGTTTGGCCCACCTGCCATCGCCGGTGGCATCGATGGCGGCTTCCGCCGTCGCCCGGCCGTGCGCGCACGTGCGGGGCGCAACACCTTGGCCATCGGCGCGGCAGTGGCAGCGCTGGCAACCGTGGCGGTGCTGGCCGCGAAGCGCGCGCGTTGA
- a CDS encoding alpha-ketoglutarate-dependent dioxygenase AlkB produces MDLFDTPLAPLQVLDDAEGGVRYWPQLLAPAVAQAAFAALRDGADWQRHQRTMYDRVVDVPRLLASYRLDAPLPPGLPLQLLLAAVQAQLPAPYNAVGLNLYRDGRDSVAMHHDKLHTLLAPHPIALLSLGTPRRMQLRAKQGATRAITLELAPGSLLAMSHASQLTHEHGIPKTTRALGERISVVFRVRPPARMAAGQHGPHWEALTQTD; encoded by the coding sequence ATGGATTTGTTCGATACACCGCTCGCGCCGCTGCAGGTGCTGGACGATGCCGAAGGCGGCGTGCGCTATTGGCCGCAGCTGCTGGCGCCCGCCGTGGCGCAGGCCGCATTTGCGGCATTGCGCGACGGCGCGGACTGGCAGCGCCACCAGCGCACGATGTACGACCGCGTGGTGGATGTGCCGCGCCTGCTGGCCTCGTATCGCCTGGATGCGCCACTGCCGCCGGGCCTGCCGCTGCAGCTCTTGCTGGCCGCGGTGCAGGCACAGTTGCCGGCACCGTACAACGCGGTGGGCTTGAACCTGTACCGCGACGGCCGCGACAGCGTGGCCATGCACCACGACAAGCTGCACACGCTGCTGGCGCCGCACCCGATTGCGTTGCTGTCGCTGGGCACGCCGCGGCGGATGCAGCTGCGGGCCAAGCAGGGCGCCACGCGCGCGATCACGCTGGAGCTGGCGCCCGGCAGCCTGTTGGCGATGAGCCATGCCTCGCAGCTGACGCATGAGCACGGTATTCCCAAGACCACGCGCGCGCTCGGCGAGCGCATCAGCGTGGTGTTCCGGGTGCGCCCGCCCGCGCGCATGGCCGCCGGTCAGCACGGGCCGCACTGGGAAGCACTCACGCAAACGGACTGA
- a CDS encoding FAD-dependent oxidoreductase, producing the protein MSLADTRHHQMFPELDTAQLAITRRFASGPPRRFEAGEMVFDVGDAHAPVWVVLEGAIEVVRRDGLGNEKPITLHTPGQFTGEVSQLAGRASLAAGRAGEHGCLALPFDTAHLRALMISSAEVGEVVMRALILRRVGLIEGDASGSVLIGEPDDPHLTRLQGFLTRNGYPNTVMDVSDEDGRALVERLGIQEQDLPVMVCPSGRVLRQPSDAEAAHCLGMTPDIDPDHRYDVAIVGAGPAGLATAVYAASEGLSVIVLDQRAIGGQAGASARIENYLGFPTGISGQALAGRAYNQALKFGAELAIPLEAATLECGREDGALRLDLADGKQLQASTVVIASGARYRRPQIDQLDRFEGHGVSYWASPVEARLCEGGVVALVGGGNSAGQAVAFLAPRVKELHLIIRGEGLEASMSQYLIERIAALPNVTLHTGTEVAALEGDPERGLQAAVLRTRADGQTQRLELRHLFLFVGADPNTGWLQQCVETDAHGFVVTGSVRAEGLPPCLPLETNRRGVFAIGDVRAGSVKRVAAAVGEGAAVVAQIHQFLAHQATPVAVSELANATQESATS; encoded by the coding sequence ATGAGCCTGGCTGACACCCGTCACCATCAGATGTTTCCCGAGCTGGATACGGCGCAACTTGCCATCACCCGGCGCTTTGCCAGCGGCCCGCCGCGGCGCTTCGAGGCCGGTGAAATGGTGTTCGACGTGGGCGATGCGCACGCGCCGGTCTGGGTGGTGCTGGAAGGCGCCATCGAGGTGGTGCGCCGCGATGGCCTGGGCAACGAAAAACCCATCACCTTGCACACGCCCGGGCAATTCACTGGCGAAGTGAGCCAGCTTGCCGGGCGCGCGTCACTTGCCGCCGGGCGCGCGGGCGAGCACGGTTGCCTGGCGTTGCCGTTCGACACCGCGCATCTGCGCGCGCTGATGATCAGCTCGGCCGAAGTGGGCGAGGTGGTGATGCGCGCGCTGATCCTGCGCCGCGTGGGGCTGATCGAGGGCGATGCCTCCGGCTCGGTGCTGATCGGCGAACCCGACGACCCGCACCTGACCCGGCTGCAGGGCTTTCTCACCCGCAACGGCTATCCCAACACGGTGATGGATGTGTCCGACGAGGACGGCCGCGCGCTGGTGGAGCGGCTGGGCATCCAGGAACAGGACCTGCCGGTGATGGTGTGCCCCAGCGGGCGCGTGCTGCGCCAGCCCAGCGATGCCGAAGCCGCGCATTGCCTGGGCATGACGCCCGACATCGACCCGGATCACCGCTACGACGTGGCGATTGTGGGCGCCGGCCCGGCGGGCCTGGCCACCGCGGTGTACGCGGCCTCCGAAGGCCTGTCGGTGATTGTGCTGGACCAGCGCGCCATTGGCGGGCAGGCCGGCGCGTCGGCACGGATCGAAAATTACCTGGGCTTTCCCACCGGCATCTCTGGCCAGGCGCTGGCTGGGCGCGCCTACAACCAGGCGCTGAAATTCGGTGCTGAGCTGGCCATTCCGCTGGAAGCGGCCACGCTGGAATGCGGGCGCGAAGACGGGGCATTGCGGCTGGATCTGGCCGATGGCAAGCAGCTGCAGGCCAGCACGGTGGTGATCGCCTCGGGCGCACGCTATCGGCGGCCGCAGATCGACCAGCTGGACCGTTTCGAAGGCCACGGCGTCTCGTACTGGGCCTCGCCGGTGGAAGCACGCCTGTGCGAGGGCGGCGTGGTGGCGTTGGTGGGCGGCGGCAATTCCGCCGGGCAGGCAGTGGCATTCCTGGCGCCGCGGGTGAAGGAACTGCACCTGATCATCCGTGGCGAAGGCCTGGAAGCGTCGATGTCGCAATACCTGATCGAACGCATCGCCGCGCTGCCCAACGTGACGTTGCACACCGGCACCGAAGTGGCCGCGCTGGAAGGCGACCCCGAGCGCGGTCTGCAGGCGGCGGTGCTGCGCACGCGTGCCGATGGCCAGACCCAACGCCTGGAGCTGCGCCACCTGTTCCTGTTCGTGGGCGCCGACCCCAACACCGGGTGGCTGCAGCAGTGCGTGGAAACCGATGCGCATGGCTTCGTGGTGACCGGCAGCGTGCGCGCCGAAGGGCTGCCACCGTGCCTGCCGTTGGAGACCAACCGCCGTGGCGTGTTCGCCATTGGCGATGTGCGCGCCGGCTCGGTCAAGCGCGTGGCTGCCGCCGTGGGCGAGGGTGCCGCGGTGGTCGCGCAGATCCATCAATTCCTGGCGCACCAGGCCACGCCGGTGGCCGTTTCCGAACTTGCCAACGCCACGCAGGAGTCCGCGACCTCATGA
- a CDS encoding UBP-type zinc finger domain-containing protein, with translation MSQCTHLNHIHHVTPSARGCEECLASGSVWVHLRLCRECGHVGCCDDSPNRHASAHFHSTGHPIIEGYDPPEGWGWCYEDELEVELPEQTPQLGPIPRYV, from the coding sequence ATGAGCCAGTGCACGCACCTCAACCACATCCACCACGTCACCCCCAGCGCACGCGGCTGCGAAGAGTGCCTGGCCAGCGGCAGTGTGTGGGTACATCTGCGCCTGTGCCGCGAGTGCGGGCATGTGGGTTGCTGCGACGATTCGCCCAACCGCCACGCCAGCGCGCACTTCCACAGCACCGGCCACCCCATTATCGAAGGCTACGACCCGCCGGAAGGCTGGGGCTGGTGCTACGAGGATGAGCTGGAAGTGGAACTGCCGGAGCAGACGCCGCAGCTGGGGCCGATTCCGCGGTATGTGTGA